The Acidobacteriota bacterium genome has a segment encoding these proteins:
- a CDS encoding GWxTD domain-containing protein, with product MSVSVRVWALALGTMLLAGACASSGALKQLDPKSRDFISKVRYTITPEERRAFLALAPEAREPFIEDFWKRRDPTPVSPENEYKIEYYNRIERSNRLFSGGGAPGWLQDRGRVYITLGPPDTRITYPRGVTFYGLPTEIWWYGMVAIVFIDEYWNDDYKISPDSAGQIAVITQAQREFNLPREGLPQAGGVRYASSIAGLEVSIQVADKETARFVLTVPYKSIWMKSGGQSLRTTLEVVMKVSDTEGREAWAFTKSYPLDIPESRLKEVLAGDFTVEASAPLKPGPYTLSALVTNATDGSKAAIERKFQI from the coding sequence ATGTCCGTCTCAGTCAGGGTTTGGGCCCTGGCCCTGGGGACGATGCTGCTTGCCGGCGCTTGCGCTTCGTCGGGCGCCCTGAAGCAGCTCGATCCCAAGAGCCGGGATTTCATCTCCAAGGTCCGCTACACGATCACGCCGGAGGAGCGCCGGGCCTTCCTGGCCCTGGCTCCCGAGGCCCGGGAGCCGTTCATCGAGGACTTCTGGAAGCGGCGGGACCCGACCCCCGTCAGCCCCGAGAACGAGTACAAGATCGAGTACTACAACCGGATCGAGCGGTCCAACAGGCTCTTCTCCGGCGGCGGCGCCCCGGGCTGGCTCCAGGACCGCGGCCGGGTCTACATCACGCTCGGGCCCCCGGACACCCGCATCACCTATCCGCGTGGCGTCACGTTCTACGGCCTGCCCACCGAGATCTGGTGGTACGGCATGGTCGCCATCGTCTTCATCGACGAGTACTGGAACGACGACTACAAGATCTCCCCGGACAGCGCCGGGCAGATCGCCGTGATCACCCAGGCCCAGCGGGAGTTCAACCTGCCGCGCGAAGGGCTGCCCCAGGCGGGCGGCGTTCGTTACGCGTCTAGCATCGCCGGGCTCGAGGTCTCGATCCAGGTCGCCGACAAGGAGACGGCCCGGTTCGTGCTGACCGTTCCTTACAAAAGCATCTGGATGAAGTCCGGGGGGCAGTCACTCCGGACGACCCTCGAGGTCGTGATGAAGGTCTCCGACACCGAAGGCCGGGAAGCCTGGGCCTTCACCAAGAGCTATCCCCTCGATATCCCGGAGAGCCGCCTGAAGGAGGTCCTGGCCGGGGATTTCACCGTCGAGGCCAGCGCTCCGCTCAAGCCCGGCCCCTATACGCTGAGCGCCCTCGTCACCAACGCGACCGACGGCAGCAAGGCCGCCATCGAGCGGAAGTTCCAGATCTGA
- a CDS encoding sulfatase-like hydrolase/transferase: MTERMKAKKKRPLWPAAAVLLAGAGLAAFFLLRPRAADFAGLRDGRDFSVILITVDTLRADKVGCYGNPGVRTPAIDGFAARGVRFAGCISQTPLTLPSHTTIMTGTLPPYHGVRDNGGFVVPSELETMAEAFKRKGYDTAAFVAAYVVDSKWGLNQGFDTYFDKFDLSRFERISLGEVQRPANEVLDEALGWLDKKKDGKFFAWIHLYDPHTPYEPPEPFKSEYGQNPYLGEIAFADSQLARLNDFIDRAGLRDRLFLVLAGDHGESLGEHRESSHGFFLYQGALHVPLIVVTPFKPLQGVVANGTVGLVDVMPTICDMAGLPVPAAVQGRSLVPDLFRPGAAAGRLAYSETYYPRYHYGWSELRSVQDGRYKLILAPVPELYDLEADPREQKNLVYIEKRVYEDLSARARAMMAEAGRNGLEVDLKKVDEETREKLAALGYIGSFTDSSKLQGRKLADPKDKIGIFNELSRAREDGLAGDPDRAIAAIRAIIAEDPAIGDAHFGLGNVLFKARRFPEALEAFSKALDLKPDDSFAAINVANCYQAMGRYDEAEKFVLDYVARGFEDSQLYFLLGNIKVHHGQPDKAIPYFEKCLAVNPMSASAYNALGAVYLTLDGPGDLERADRAFASAAAINPALTSLRYNTAQVREKQGRLEEAAALYGQEIQDTPKSYKALYNLSRVYRQMGREEEELRTLRRTMEVEPDFPLAYFHAARILLRRGGDYHEAIALALKGIELRPAPAELPLGYFLLADLYNRVGDDARSAENARKGQAAAAAAASRK; encoded by the coding sequence ATGACCGAACGGATGAAGGCGAAGAAGAAGAGGCCGCTTTGGCCCGCCGCGGCGGTCCTGCTGGCCGGGGCCGGTCTGGCGGCCTTTTTCCTGCTGCGCCCGCGGGCCGCGGATTTCGCCGGGCTGCGGGACGGCAGGGACTTCAGCGTCATCCTGATCACGGTGGACACCCTGCGGGCCGACAAGGTCGGCTGCTACGGCAATCCCGGCGTCCGGACGCCGGCGATCGACGGCTTCGCCGCCCGGGGCGTCCGCTTCGCCGGCTGCATCTCCCAGACGCCCCTGACCCTGCCGTCCCACACGACCATCATGACCGGCACCCTGCCGCCCTATCACGGCGTCCGCGACAACGGCGGTTTCGTCGTCCCCTCGGAGCTCGAGACCATGGCCGAGGCGTTCAAGCGGAAGGGCTACGACACCGCGGCCTTCGTCGCCGCCTATGTCGTCGATTCCAAGTGGGGCCTGAACCAGGGCTTCGACACCTACTTCGACAAGTTCGACTTGAGCCGCTTCGAGCGCATCTCGCTTGGCGAGGTCCAGCGGCCGGCCAACGAGGTCCTGGACGAGGCCCTGGGCTGGCTCGACAAGAAGAAGGACGGCAAGTTCTTCGCCTGGATCCACCTCTACGACCCGCACACGCCCTACGAGCCGCCCGAGCCGTTCAAGTCCGAATACGGCCAGAACCCTTACCTCGGTGAGATCGCCTTCGCCGACAGCCAGCTGGCCCGCCTGAACGATTTCATCGACCGGGCGGGGCTGCGGGACCGCCTTTTCCTCGTCCTGGCCGGCGACCACGGCGAGAGCCTGGGCGAGCACCGGGAGAGCAGCCACGGCTTCTTCCTATACCAGGGCGCATTGCACGTCCCGCTCATCGTCGTCACGCCGTTCAAGCCCCTCCAGGGTGTCGTCGCCAACGGGACGGTCGGCCTGGTCGACGTCATGCCGACGATCTGCGACATGGCCGGCCTGCCCGTGCCAGCGGCGGTCCAGGGCCGGAGCCTGGTCCCCGATCTCTTCCGCCCCGGCGCCGCGGCCGGCCGCCTGGCCTATTCGGAGACCTATTACCCCCGCTATCACTACGGCTGGTCCGAGCTCCGGAGCGTCCAGGACGGCCGGTACAAACTCATCCTGGCCCCGGTGCCCGAGCTCTACGATCTCGAGGCCGACCCGCGCGAACAGAAGAACCTCGTCTACATCGAGAAGAGGGTCTACGAAGACCTCTCGGCCAGGGCCAGGGCCATGATGGCCGAGGCCGGCCGGAACGGCCTGGAGGTCGATCTCAAGAAGGTCGACGAGGAGACCCGGGAGAAGCTGGCCGCCCTCGGCTACATCGGCTCGTTCACCGACTCGTCGAAGCTCCAGGGCCGGAAGCTGGCCGACCCCAAGGACAAGATCGGCATCTTCAACGAGCTGTCCCGGGCCCGCGAGGACGGCCTGGCCGGCGATCCCGACCGTGCCATCGCGGCCATCCGGGCCATCATCGCCGAGGACCCGGCCATCGGCGACGCCCATTTCGGCCTGGGCAACGTACTCTTCAAGGCCCGGCGCTTCCCCGAGGCCCTGGAGGCCTTCTCCAAGGCCCTTGACCTCAAGCCCGACGACTCGTTCGCCGCCATCAACGTGGCCAACTGCTATCAGGCCATGGGCCGCTACGACGAGGCCGAGAAGTTCGTCCTCGACTACGTCGCCCGCGGCTTCGAGGACTCCCAGCTCTACTTCCTGCTCGGCAACATCAAGGTCCACCACGGCCAGCCTGACAAGGCCATCCCCTATTTCGAGAAGTGCCTGGCGGTCAACCCGATGTCGGCCTCGGCCTACAACGCGCTGGGGGCGGTCTACCTCACGCTCGACGGCCCGGGCGACCTGGAGCGGGCCGACCGGGCCTTCGCCTCCGCCGCGGCCATCAACCCGGCCTTGACCAGCCTGCGTTACAACACGGCCCAGGTCCGCGAGAAGCAGGGCCGGCTGGAGGAGGCCGCCGCCCTCTACGGCCAGGAGATCCAGGACACGCCCAAGAGCTACAAGGCCCTCTACAACCTGTCCCGGGTCTATCGCCAGATGGGCCGGGAGGAAGAGGAGCTCCGGACGCTGCGGCGGACGATGGAGGTCGAGCCGGATTTCCCGCTGGCCTATTTCCACGCCGCCCGCATCCTGCTCCGGCGCGGCGGGGATTACCACGAGGCCATCGCCCTGGCCCTGAAGGGCATCGAGCTGCGGCCGGCCCCGGCCGAGCTGCCGCTCGGCTACTTCCTCCTGGCGGATCTCTACAACCGCGTCGGCGACGACGCCCGTTCGGCGGAGAACGCCAGAAAAGGACAGGCGGCCGCGGCCGCCGCGGCCAGCCGGAAGTAA